The following proteins are co-located in the Paenibacillus sp. JNUCC32 genome:
- a CDS encoding polysaccharide deacetylase family protein, producing MSNLVITRGNPALSHCAFSFDDGPMRVPVDAWLDALEQGGACGTFFLTGEWFDRYPAKAREMIARGHELTTHTYHHRRMADVTKAVFLEELKWAELAYQEATGRPVPTFMRFPYASYREENLEWLREWNYLVIEGEDTVDWSGPPSAQLVERVIPKLDNGTILMFHANEIAKETPQAVKSLVHHAHAKGLDMITVSDLLRANGIRAGERSWQVRFKPTLPNSYQSEQWKSVADEDELRKLAADSLEWGNPKAPTGSGAFGKWLQALSIHSPSDGETRFVARSFAGQHWAYVRASIRGGTLILEDFATKEAHADAIVYILQWAAHEASALGCEWITSTQEMRRIHKLCEQMGIEAEIVMQEG from the coding sequence ATGTCTAATTTGGTCATTACTCGCGGCAATCCGGCGCTTTCTCACTGTGCCTTTTCGTTTGATGACGGACCGATGCGGGTTCCTGTTGACGCATGGCTGGATGCTTTGGAGCAGGGAGGCGCGTGCGGGACGTTTTTTTTAACGGGCGAGTGGTTTGATCGGTATCCGGCGAAAGCAAGAGAAATGATAGCCAGGGGCCATGAGCTTACCACGCATACCTACCATCACCGCAGAATGGCAGATGTGACCAAAGCCGTTTTCTTGGAAGAGTTGAAATGGGCTGAGCTTGCTTATCAAGAAGCAACGGGAAGGCCGGTTCCGACTTTCATGCGGTTTCCTTACGCCTCTTATCGGGAAGAAAATTTGGAATGGCTTCGGGAGTGGAACTATCTGGTCATCGAGGGGGAGGATACCGTCGACTGGTCGGGACCGCCAAGCGCGCAGCTTGTGGAACGGGTGATACCTAAGCTGGATAATGGGACGATTTTGATGTTTCATGCCAATGAAATCGCCAAAGAAACGCCGCAGGCCGTAAAATCGCTTGTACACCATGCTCATGCCAAGGGTCTTGATATGATCACCGTATCCGATCTCCTTCGTGCCAATGGCATCAGGGCAGGCGAACGCAGCTGGCAAGTCCGCTTCAAACCGACTCTCCCGAACTCTTACCAAAGTGAGCAGTGGAAGAGCGTCGCTGACGAGGATGAATTGCGGAAGCTGGCTGCCGATTCACTTGAATGGGGGAACCCGAAAGCTCCGACGGGGTCAGGAGCTTTCGGCAAATGGCTGCAAGCGCTCTCCATACATTCTCCGTCGGATGGTGAAACGCGTTTTGTCGCACGCAGCTTTGCCGGACAGCACTGGGCATACGTGCGTGCTTCGATCCGGGGCGGCACGCTGATACTGGAGGACTTCGCTACGAAGGAAGCCCATGCGGATGCTATAGTCTATATCCTGCAATGGGCGGCTCACGAGGCATCAGCCTTGGGCTGCGAATGGATCACCAGCACACAGGAGATGCGCCGGATTCACAAGCTGTGCGAACAGATGGGCATCGAAGCCGAGATTGTAATGCAGGAAGGGTAG
- a CDS encoding YbfB/YjiJ family MFS transporter, which produces MGTKSAWNWITLWASLLFVVILGFSRLSYGMFLPGIQRVIGGSYGQLGILGTVNFIGYLIGTLCLSPLISRFPDHKHIMNRMTCLLLGLTLIGSAFSDHFTQLGLWRFAIGLLSAFATVLVLSIAMDAVRPAERGVASGLIWLGGSAGILVTGLFAPFIIDPSHLQGWRYAWVIMGVFGVIAALGFEFVVTRERGVVKIPAPTESKPWDQESNHVYRLLLNPKKLLFLIASYFFFGWGYIIYFTYLIPYLVNQGIPSLYAGLIWSGIGFAGLFNGWIGGKAIDRWPSGYTLASGLTLGTIGACGVITDNMFFTVLGATTIGLVSFITPPLMTTALLRRHVPHHAYAPSLSIATAFFASGQIIGPIVGGLIVEQYGLPFGVASSAIFMAIAAALAVLYGQQQRKLEIRDLPIRS; this is translated from the coding sequence ATGGGGACTAAATCGGCATGGAATTGGATTACGCTATGGGCATCGTTATTATTTGTCGTGATACTCGGTTTTTCCCGGCTCTCCTACGGCATGTTTTTGCCCGGGATCCAGAGGGTCATCGGGGGGAGCTATGGACAGTTGGGTATACTCGGCACCGTCAACTTTATCGGTTATTTAATCGGGACGTTGTGTCTTTCCCCATTGATCTCGCGGTTTCCAGACCACAAGCATATCATGAATCGGATGACGTGCTTATTGCTCGGATTAACTTTGATCGGCTCGGCATTTAGTGACCATTTTACCCAGCTTGGGCTTTGGCGGTTCGCCATCGGATTGTTATCTGCCTTCGCGACCGTGTTAGTTCTGTCCATTGCCATGGATGCCGTTCGACCGGCGGAACGAGGCGTTGCATCGGGTCTTATATGGCTGGGGGGTTCTGCCGGCATTCTAGTGACGGGTTTGTTCGCCCCCTTTATCATTGATCCTTCACACCTGCAGGGATGGCGTTATGCTTGGGTAATCATGGGCGTATTCGGTGTAATTGCCGCGCTTGGCTTCGAGTTCGTTGTTACCAGAGAGAGGGGAGTCGTAAAAATACCGGCGCCGACCGAATCGAAGCCATGGGACCAAGAAAGCAATCATGTGTATCGTCTCCTGTTGAACCCCAAAAAGCTCTTGTTCCTAATCGCTTCTTATTTCTTCTTCGGCTGGGGATACATCATCTATTTCACGTATTTGATTCCCTATCTGGTGAACCAAGGCATTCCATCCCTCTATGCCGGGCTGATATGGTCCGGTATCGGATTCGCGGGTTTGTTTAACGGATGGATCGGAGGCAAAGCCATTGACCGATGGCCGAGCGGGTATACGCTGGCGTCGGGATTAACCTTAGGTACGATCGGTGCGTGTGGGGTAATCACTGATAATATGTTCTTTACTGTACTTGGAGCCACCACGATTGGGTTGGTTTCCTTTATTACCCCTCCGCTGATGACAACCGCGCTTCTTCGTCGTCATGTCCCTCACCACGCGTATGCGCCAAGCCTCAGCATAGCCACTGCTTTTTTTGCCTCTGGACAGATCATCGGTCCCATCGTTGGAGGTTTGATCGTCGAACAATACGGCTTGCCATTCGGCGTGGCATCCAGCGCCATCTTTATGGCGATTGCCGCTGCGTTGGCTGTATTGTATGGACAACAGCAACGAAAGCTTGAGATTCGAGATTTGCCTATCCGTAGTTGA
- a CDS encoding response regulator transcription factor: MKFLLVEDDKTIASGLEYSLQQERYSTVICHDVASAKQVLAEDIDQFALCLFDLQLPDGSGYELCKMVKERRDIPVIFLTVIDDEVNVVMGLDMGADDYITKPFRVRELLSRIKSVLRRYQKPSQVNSIMDIDDIRINTLEGKVFKNGAEIALTALEYRLLLIFGNHIGQVLSRNQLLEQIWDVAGDFVNDNTLTVYIKRLREKLEDDPGHPTLIKTVRGLGYKVGD, encoded by the coding sequence ATGAAATTCTTGTTAGTGGAAGATGATAAAACGATTGCGTCCGGCCTGGAATATTCGCTGCAGCAAGAGCGCTATTCCACCGTTATTTGCCATGATGTCGCATCTGCAAAACAGGTGCTCGCCGAAGACATCGATCAGTTCGCTTTATGTCTGTTCGATTTACAGCTTCCGGACGGAAGCGGCTATGAATTGTGCAAGATGGTGAAGGAGCGGCGTGACATTCCGGTCATCTTCTTAACCGTGATCGATGATGAGGTTAATGTCGTGATGGGGCTTGATATGGGAGCCGATGATTATATTACCAAACCTTTTCGGGTTCGCGAACTTCTTTCGCGGATCAAGTCCGTCTTGCGGAGATACCAAAAGCCGTCCCAAGTTAACAGCATCATGGATATCGATGATATACGCATCAATACGCTGGAAGGGAAAGTGTTCAAGAACGGTGCCGAGATAGCGTTGACCGCTTTGGAATATCGCTTATTGCTCATCTTTGGCAACCATATCGGGCAGGTTCTCTCAAGAAATCAGCTATTAGAGCAAATTTGGGATGTGGCCGGCGATTTCGTGAACGACAATACGTTAACCGTTTATATCAAAAGACTGCGGGAAAAGCTGGAAGATGATCCTGGACATCCGACATTGATCAAAACCGTGCGCGGACTGGGATATAAGGTTGGTGATTAG
- a CDS encoding sensor histidine kinase has translation MLRNREIKMLLFVMGSISLAAIVAALMISPAAAVLVFFLSILLIGGSLLFTKWRYREIEKLSVYLREISSGNDTLDVRDNTEGELSILKNDIYKVTRMLSEHRSLLQRDKLQLTDAISDISHQLKTPLTSMTVMADLLSAPDLPPVKRTEFTHHIRIQLERIDWLVSSLLKLSKMDAKTIPFKKDRIPMKNLIQKALEPVMIPMDIKGQTVSIAGDDDVSFVGDFNWTAEAVINILKNGVEHTPEGGAIAISFSENALYTEIVIADNGKGIPKEELPYIFKRFYKGKNASEGSIGIGLAMAQSIIASQNGVIDVTSDSEKGTQFRIKFYKQVI, from the coding sequence ATGCTGCGCAATCGAGAAATTAAGATGTTATTGTTCGTTATGGGTTCAATCAGCCTTGCGGCGATTGTTGCAGCTCTTATGATCTCTCCTGCCGCCGCGGTGCTCGTTTTCTTCCTATCGATTTTGCTCATTGGCGGCAGCTTGTTATTTACGAAATGGAGATACCGGGAAATTGAAAAGCTGTCCGTCTATTTGCGGGAGATTAGCAGCGGCAATGATACCCTTGACGTACGGGATAATACAGAAGGCGAGCTTAGCATCCTAAAGAATGATATTTACAAAGTGACGCGCATGCTGTCGGAACACCGGTCGCTATTGCAGCGGGACAAACTTCAATTGACGGATGCCATCTCCGATATTTCGCATCAGCTCAAAACGCCGCTCACCTCCATGACCGTCATGGCGGATCTGCTAAGCGCCCCCGACCTGCCTCCGGTCAAAAGAACGGAGTTCACCCACCATATTCGCATCCAGCTTGAACGGATCGACTGGCTTGTTTCTTCCTTATTAAAGCTATCGAAAATGGACGCGAAGACCATCCCATTCAAAAAAGATCGAATACCCATGAAAAACCTTATCCAAAAGGCATTAGAGCCGGTAATGATTCCGATGGATATTAAGGGACAGACGGTTTCCATTGCGGGGGATGACGATGTCTCTTTTGTCGGCGATTTCAATTGGACTGCCGAAGCGGTTATCAATATTTTGAAAAACGGAGTGGAGCATACGCCTGAAGGCGGTGCGATCGCCATCTCATTTTCCGAAAACGCGTTATACACGGAAATCGTCATTGCCGACAACGGAAAAGGCATTCCGAAAGAAGAATTGCCGTATATTTTCAAACGTTTCTACAAAGGAAAGAATGCTAGCGAAGGGAGCATCGGCATAGGCCTTGCGATGGCCCAGAGCATCATTGCCAGCCAGAACGGCGTGATCGATGTGACGAGCGACAGCGAGAAGGGTACGCAGTTTCGGATTAAATTTTATAAGCAGGTGATTTAG
- a CDS encoding VanZ family protein, giving the protein MQSKQQRKIIFAITIFYTLFILYFLFFAFGRVGKADPIMGYTFIFLPDDFFRLPGLSDLLHPTLMDFVGFGNVAAFIPFGILIPLLYRTNFVRFMTLFVLSILMLETIQALTFLGSFDMNDVIQNSTGAAIGFGAYKLGFRTKNYWRNIAAAGFSGIVLMLGVWGIFGMVDQAFTKDLGPFVAINDLRDRTGNPTTGPKTASFEIGGQEVEPQYNVYSLEGKNKETYRYTLGNKKEVYLFLNYGIPDQEDSRGSIRITADGHEFLTVSVEAGRHEPDMSSIYLPQANELTITIEGNVTLWDVGYKEMVYSWN; this is encoded by the coding sequence ATGCAATCGAAGCAACAGCGTAAGATTATTTTTGCTATCACGATATTTTACACCCTGTTTATTCTTTATTTTTTGTTTTTCGCTTTCGGCAGAGTAGGTAAGGCAGATCCAATCATGGGGTACACCTTTATTTTTTTACCGGACGATTTTTTTAGGCTGCCAGGTCTATCCGACCTTCTACATCCGACGTTGATGGATTTTGTGGGTTTCGGGAACGTCGCCGCTTTCATTCCTTTTGGCATTTTGATTCCGTTGTTATATCGAACCAACTTTGTTCGCTTCATGACTTTGTTCGTCCTGTCCATTCTTATGCTGGAGACGATTCAGGCGCTTACTTTCCTCGGCAGCTTCGACATGAACGACGTCATACAGAATTCAACGGGCGCAGCCATCGGATTCGGGGCGTACAAACTTGGCTTTCGTACAAAAAACTACTGGAGAAATATTGCTGCTGCGGGTTTTTCCGGCATTGTCTTGATGCTCGGGGTATGGGGGATCTTCGGAATGGTTGACCAAGCGTTCACCAAAGATTTGGGACCCTTTGTAGCGATAAACGATTTAAGGGATCGTACGGGAAATCCAACAACAGGACCCAAAACGGCCAGTTTTGAGATTGGCGGTCAAGAAGTGGAACCCCAATATAATGTGTACAGCCTCGAAGGCAAGAACAAGGAAACGTACAGGTACACGCTAGGCAATAAGAAGGAGGTGTACCTCTTCTTGAATTATGGAATTCCCGATCAGGAGGATTCCCGGGGCAGCATTAGGATTACCGCCGATGGACATGAGTTCCTGACTGTATCTGTAGAAGCCGGTCGTCATGAGCCGGATATGAGTTCCATTTATCTCCCTCAGGCCAATGAGCTTACGATAACCATTGAGGGAAATGTAACCCTGTGGGATGTTGGGTATAAAGAGATGGTCTATAGCTGGAATTGA
- a CDS encoding ABC transporter ATP-binding protein, whose product MEILKIEHLSKIYGTGESAVKALDDISFSVQKGEFVAIIGPSGSGKSTLLHLLGGVDRPTSGKVFVENTDIYALDETRLAIFRRRQIGLIYQFFNLIPTLTVKENMTLPLLLDNQQEDKKQFDGLVKTLNLEHRLNHLPNQLSGGQQQRVSIGRAIISNPAIMLADEPTGNLDSKNSSEIVDLLKMLNKTYHQTLIVITHDERIALQADRIISIVDGKIAKDEVIRR is encoded by the coding sequence ATGGAAATTTTAAAAATCGAGCATCTGTCTAAAATATACGGCACAGGCGAATCGGCGGTAAAGGCGCTTGACGATATTTCGTTTTCGGTTCAAAAAGGCGAATTCGTCGCGATTATCGGTCCGTCCGGATCGGGAAAATCGACCCTTCTTCATCTGCTGGGAGGCGTCGATCGACCGACAAGCGGCAAGGTTTTCGTTGAAAATACGGACATCTATGCATTGGACGAAACGCGACTGGCCATCTTCCGTCGGCGACAAATCGGACTGATCTACCAGTTTTTCAATCTGATTCCCACCTTAACGGTGAAAGAGAACATGACGCTTCCGCTCTTGCTTGACAACCAGCAGGAAGATAAGAAGCAGTTCGATGGACTCGTAAAGACCCTAAATTTGGAGCATCGTTTAAACCACCTGCCGAATCAGTTATCCGGCGGACAGCAGCAGCGGGTTTCGATCGGCAGAGCGATCATCAGTAACCCTGCCATCATGCTGGCAGACGAGCCTACCGGGAATTTGGACAGCAAAAATAGCAGCGAGATCGTCGATTTGTTGAAAATGTTGAATAAAACCTATCATCAGACGCTGATTGTCATCACTCACGACGAACGAATCGCTTTGCAGGCCGACAGGATCATTTCAATTGTAGACGGGAAGATTGCCAAAGACGAGGTGATCCGTCGATGA
- a CDS encoding ABC transporter permease, whose protein sequence is MNIVYKLAIRNIKQNKRRTLVTIIGVIISVAMVTAVATLVFSFSDLMIRQTIADSGEWHVQYQDVTKEQLAAIQADEATKTVAITRDLGFAPLEGGQNPNKPYLFIKEYDAQGFTQFQVELSKGRLPRTDKEVVISEPVATNAKVKYEIGDRLTLRIGERFEQGGDHPLDQTEPLRREDGILTESLQHIETRDYTVVGYIKRPEWETAWGPGYTIISYVDDNMIGSNDHVNAAVVLQKIKPSLFAHAENVAKRNDIESVQYNNDLLHYYGLSKNEESYSTMYSLSAILMAVIMIGSVSLIYNAFAISVSERSRHLGMLASVGATKRQKRNSVLFEGVIIGLISIPIGILCGLAGIGITFWFMNPMIEGALWSSEKLTVIVTPLSLLIACVVSMLTIFISTYLPAIKASKVSALDAIRQTSDVKLTAKAVKTSRFIRKLFGIEAEIGLKNLKRNKRRYHAIVFSLVISIVLFLTVSFFTAGMKQSLELSQEGVNYDIEVSYSTGKRIDDRLMQSIVSLDGVTEYNLIQEFYKQAWVDEAYIADELQEMVKKDKGLLQDGKYPYEIKIHALDDSSLQAYANAVGANYEQLRDPDHPAAIVMDTIRYQDMDAGKYVQTKAVYTNVGQNFELTNSYKDNAEETKVSRVTVAALTDQAPMGMSGAGVGGLNMIVSERIMDQLADDEEPANLQTYLYLKSTEPMRTQQEIEEMFETNLNVYNVHQSRKSEEQQILLTAVFSYGFIVLISAISIANIFNTISTGLSLRKREIAMLKSVGMTPKGFAKMMNYESIFYGVKSLLFGLPVSVAVMILIYRSFANRFSYGFTVPWLSVLSVVVAVFVIVVSAIIFSSRKLKKENIIDALKQENI, encoded by the coding sequence ATGAATATTGTCTACAAACTTGCCATCCGGAATATAAAGCAAAACAAGAGACGAACACTCGTAACCATCATCGGCGTCATCATTTCGGTTGCCATGGTGACCGCTGTCGCTACGCTTGTGTTCTCCTTCTCGGATTTAATGATCAGGCAAACCATCGCGGATAGCGGGGAGTGGCATGTCCAATATCAAGATGTTACCAAAGAACAGCTTGCGGCGATACAAGCCGATGAGGCAACTAAAACCGTTGCGATTACAAGGGATCTTGGCTTCGCTCCTTTAGAAGGGGGACAAAATCCCAACAAACCATACTTGTTCATTAAGGAGTATGATGCGCAAGGTTTCACGCAATTTCAGGTTGAACTAAGCAAGGGGCGTCTACCCCGTACGGACAAGGAAGTCGTTATCTCCGAGCCCGTTGCAACGAACGCCAAAGTGAAGTACGAAATCGGCGATCGTCTAACCCTTCGCATTGGCGAACGGTTCGAACAAGGGGGCGATCATCCTTTGGACCAGACCGAACCGCTGCGTAGGGAAGACGGCATATTGACGGAATCGTTGCAGCATATCGAGACAAGGGATTATACGGTGGTCGGCTACATCAAGCGTCCCGAATGGGAAACGGCTTGGGGGCCGGGTTATACGATTATCAGCTATGTCGATGATAATATGATCGGGTCAAACGATCACGTGAATGCGGCGGTGGTCTTGCAGAAAATCAAACCGTCCTTGTTCGCGCATGCGGAAAATGTGGCAAAGAGAAACGACATCGAATCGGTCCAATACAATAACGACTTGCTGCATTATTACGGCTTATCCAAAAACGAAGAATCGTACAGCACGATGTACTCTTTATCGGCGATCCTGATGGCGGTCATTATGATCGGCTCGGTTTCGCTCATCTATAATGCGTTTGCGATATCCGTCTCGGAACGTTCCCGTCATTTAGGGATGCTCGCGAGCGTCGGGGCTACGAAAAGGCAGAAGCGAAATTCCGTGCTTTTTGAAGGTGTCATTATTGGCTTGATCAGCATTCCGATTGGCATTCTATGCGGTCTTGCCGGGATCGGAATCACCTTTTGGTTCATGAACCCGATGATTGAAGGGGCATTATGGAGCAGTGAAAAGCTGACGGTCATCGTCACGCCATTATCACTCTTGATTGCCTGTGTTGTTTCGATGCTGACGATTTTCATCTCGACGTATCTTCCGGCGATCAAAGCATCCAAGGTTTCCGCTTTGGACGCGATTCGCCAAACGTCCGACGTTAAGCTTACGGCGAAAGCCGTGAAAACGTCGAGGTTCATTCGCAAGCTCTTCGGCATCGAAGCGGAAATCGGATTGAAAAACTTAAAAAGAAACAAACGGAGATATCATGCCATTGTATTTTCGCTTGTCATCAGCATCGTTTTGTTTTTGACGGTATCGTTTTTTACCGCCGGCATGAAACAATCCCTGGAACTGTCGCAGGAAGGCGTCAATTATGATATTGAAGTGTCGTACAGCACTGGAAAAAGAATAGACGACCGGTTGATGCAATCGATTGTATCCTTAGATGGTGTAACGGAATACAACCTGATTCAAGAGTTCTATAAGCAGGCTTGGGTCGATGAAGCGTACATCGCCGATGAATTGCAAGAGATGGTTAAGAAGGATAAGGGTTTACTGCAGGACGGAAAATACCCTTACGAGATTAAGATCCATGCATTAGACGATTCGAGTCTGCAAGCCTATGCCAATGCCGTCGGTGCAAATTACGAACAGCTTAGGGATCCGGATCATCCTGCCGCGATCGTGATGGATACGATACGCTACCAAGATATGGATGCGGGGAAATATGTCCAGACGAAGGCCGTGTATACGAATGTCGGTCAAAATTTCGAACTAACGAATAGCTATAAAGATAATGCGGAAGAAACGAAGGTAAGCCGGGTGACCGTTGCCGCGCTGACGGATCAAGCGCCGATGGGGATGAGCGGGGCAGGCGTGGGCGGGTTAAATATGATCGTGTCGGAACGCATCATGGATCAATTGGCAGACGACGAGGAGCCGGCTAACCTTCAGACATACCTCTATTTGAAAAGTACGGAGCCGATGAGAACACAGCAGGAAATCGAAGAGATGTTTGAGACCAATCTGAATGTCTACAATGTACATCAATCCAGAAAAAGCGAAGAACAACAGATTCTATTGACGGCCGTCTTTTCTTACGGTTTTATCGTATTAATCTCCGCGATTTCCATTGCGAATATTTTTAATACCATCTCAACGGGCTTATCCCTTCGTAAGCGAGAAATTGCGATGTTAAAATCCGTTGGCATGACGCCAAAGGGCTTTGCGAAAATGATGAACTATGAAAGTATTTTTTATGGGGTCAAGTCGCTGCTGTTCGGGCTTCCCGTCAGTGTCGCCGTGATGATTCTGATCTATAGGTCATTTGCGAACAGATTCAGCTACGGATTCACCGTTCCCTGGCTGAGTGTGCTGTCAGTTGTCGTCGCCGTATTTGTTATTGTCGTTTCTGCGATTATTTTTTCCAGCAGGAAATTAAAAAAGGAAAACATTATTGATGCGTTAAAGCAGGAGAATATATAG
- a CDS encoding HAMP domain-containing sensor histidine kinase, with amino-acid sequence MSKYLALMMTALLLWPVIPAMFYLPGYLFSEHSMYRPEEITRRWQEEAIKLNGAGSAAIYAKLGALSKEYPEAEIFWVDSSGRTNAIKVTSNDIPAQWNYEDMLSLQTLDSSQEAFTLTALIGNDPKQGFMVMSLPESYIISAEMSFPENMPLAIMFFTVCLCFLVLSFLFFVNLRKRLIKLRSAMNLSGKTGFPNEVVISKEDEIGELEGAFNRMVCELKESQQREQEEEELRKQFISNISHDLRTPLTVIRQHVHSVRSNPAASQEQTSLSIIDHKLDEVDKLMDNLLSYSLLSAGKYPINIQSIDITEEVRNRVAEWYPIFEAKDFDVVVELPDCPILWNVDPMWLHRIIDNVFQNVVRHAGVGRYIGIQITDYPNQAIIVQDKGPGTCNESPEKGAGIGLSIVSMMTREMGLQWELKSEANGSSFYLWKDSGGSI; translated from the coding sequence ATGAGCAAATACCTGGCTCTGATGATGACCGCATTGCTGCTATGGCCGGTTATTCCAGCGATGTTTTATTTACCGGGTTACCTATTCAGCGAGCATTCGATGTATCGTCCGGAAGAGATCACTCGTAGGTGGCAAGAGGAGGCCATCAAGCTGAATGGTGCAGGAAGTGCCGCGATTTATGCCAAACTAGGCGCGTTGAGCAAGGAATATCCGGAGGCGGAGATATTCTGGGTCGACTCGTCGGGTAGAACGAATGCGATCAAGGTCACCTCGAACGATATCCCGGCGCAATGGAATTATGAGGATATGCTCTCGCTTCAAACCCTGGATAGCAGCCAGGAAGCGTTTACCTTGACGGCTCTCATCGGAAACGATCCAAAACAAGGCTTTATGGTGATGAGTCTTCCCGAATCTTATATTATATCTGCGGAAATGTCGTTTCCAGAGAACATGCCGTTAGCCATTATGTTCTTCACCGTCTGTCTATGCTTCTTGGTACTGTCATTTCTGTTCTTCGTGAATCTTCGAAAAAGATTGATTAAACTTCGATCAGCGATGAACTTAAGCGGGAAGACCGGCTTCCCGAATGAAGTCGTTATTAGCAAGGAAGACGAGATTGGAGAGCTGGAAGGCGCCTTTAACCGGATGGTCTGCGAGCTTAAAGAAAGTCAGCAGCGGGAGCAGGAGGAGGAGGAACTGCGTAAGCAATTCATTTCGAATATTTCCCACGATCTCCGGACTCCGTTAACTGTCATTCGGCAGCATGTTCATTCCGTTCGAAGTAATCCTGCTGCTTCCCAGGAACAGACGTCGCTTTCTATCATTGACCACAAGCTGGATGAAGTCGACAAGTTGATGGATAACCTGCTGTCATACTCACTGCTATCAGCGGGTAAGTATCCCATTAACATCCAATCGATCGATATCACTGAAGAAGTTCGTAACCGCGTGGCCGAATGGTATCCGATCTTCGAGGCAAAGGACTTTGATGTTGTTGTCGAGCTGCCTGATTGCCCGATCCTATGGAATGTAGACCCCATGTGGCTTCATCGGATCATTGACAATGTGTTCCAGAACGTGGTGCGTCATGCTGGAGTTGGCCGATACATCGGCATTCAAATCACGGATTATCCCAATCAGGCTATTATCGTACAAGACAAGGGTCCCGGCACTTGTAACGAGTCTCCTGAAAAAGGAGCTGGAATTGGATTGTCCATTGTATCCATGATGACCAGGGAGATGGGTTTGCAATGGGAGTTGAAGTCCGAAGCAAACGGAAGCTCGTTTTATCTTTGGAAGGATAGCGGCGGCAGCATTTAG
- a CDS encoding helix-turn-helix transcriptional regulator, with translation MQTKNFKVGQNFKELTEHRTTVLPMACYRTTIRQNINGYIPLHWHEEFQFVRIMKGQAIFQIQEEKVTLHEGDGIFINSGSLHLAKDDNDSGCHYICLNVLPSFVLSQELFRTYVYPYIEATNLSYIILPPREHWAKNILDAILEMDRLIHQRPALYEIDLTIQLTHIWRNLVVNGFPLEYKEADMLKNHRMKQMLNWIHHHYAEKIILEDIAKAGQLSRSECCRYFKRLLKKSPLNYVMEYRIQKSLILLQQPENNVTDVAYQVGFNSTSYFINQFRKTMNMTPLTYKKLKKIT, from the coding sequence ATGCAAACAAAAAACTTCAAAGTCGGCCAAAATTTTAAAGAGCTGACCGAACATCGAACCACAGTCTTGCCAATGGCATGTTATCGCACAACCATTCGTCAAAACATCAATGGATATATCCCCTTGCACTGGCATGAAGAATTTCAATTTGTTCGGATCATGAAGGGACAAGCCATCTTTCAGATCCAAGAAGAAAAAGTGACGCTGCATGAAGGTGACGGAATTTTTATTAATAGCGGCTCCCTGCACCTGGCAAAAGATGATAACGACTCAGGTTGTCACTATATTTGTTTAAATGTTTTGCCTAGTTTTGTTCTCTCACAAGAGCTCTTTCGAACGTATGTATATCCTTATATCGAAGCGACGAACTTATCTTATATCATCCTGCCCCCAAGGGAACATTGGGCAAAAAACATCCTGGATGCGATATTGGAAATGGACCGACTGATCCATCAACGTCCAGCTTTATATGAAATAGACCTTACGATACAGTTAACTCACATATGGAGAAATTTGGTTGTTAACGGTTTTCCATTGGAATACAAAGAAGCAGATATGCTGAAGAACCATAGAATGAAGCAAATGCTGAATTGGATTCATCACCATTATGCTGAAAAAATCATATTAGAGGATATCGCAAAGGCGGGGCAATTGAGTCGGTCCGAATGCTGCCGATACTTCAAACGACTTCTAAAGAAATCGCCTTTGAATTATGTGATGGAATACCGTATTCAAAAAAGCTTGATTTTATTGCAGCAGCCCGAAAATAACGTCACGGACGTTGCCTATCAGGTAGGATTTAACAGCACCAGCTATTTCATCAATCAATTCAGAAAAACAATGAACATGACACCTTTAACCTATAAAAAGCTGAAAAAAATAACGTAA